Within Physeter macrocephalus isolate SW-GA unplaced genomic scaffold, ASM283717v5 random_1351, whole genome shotgun sequence, the genomic segment ccttctcatGGCCACCCTGCAATGTGACTCCATGTTCCTCCTTTGGAGGGACCCAGAGAGAAAGGGCTCTGGTCCTGGGACCCTGCAGGACGCCTGAGAGTGGCTCTCTTCCAACCGTTGGTGACATTTGGCCGAGAAGGCTGGTATAGCCTGTTGTAAGACAGCTGTCAAGGTAACTGGATTTGGGCTGCTAAGAGTGATGGGgtttagacatttttcttttttctccctgccTGTTTTCCAACTAGTTAGAAAGGCAGGATTCCTGGGGTGCCAAGAGATTCCTACACTCTACTCATTCTtggttgggggcagggtggaAGGGGCATCAGGACTTTCCATCTTTAGGGCAGGCCCTCTCTTACAGCCACACAGACCCCATGGCCACACTCCATGTAACAGGCCACCTTGTAGGGCTTACCTGAGTCCGCAGGCCCACCTGGGAAGCCAGGTCTTCCAAGAGCACGACCTTGGACTGCTACAAacaaaaggaggaaagggagtgagGCTGAGCTTGGGCAAATCCTTCTCAGCACTGGAACCCTCTGAAGTTAGCATTCTGATCCGATCTGCTCTGGGTGGCTGGATAAACACTGTGCAGATTCCTATGGGAGAGCCTTGCTCCCTTCACACACTACTCACGCACTCTCCCAACTACCCATATGGAGAGACACACACATTCATAATCTCTCTCATTCCCTTGCTTGTGGGCAGAGATCTGCCCAAAACTACCACCTGCCCCCCAGGCCCCTGGACCGAAGACCATCCTGAGACAGGCTCACAAGTGGAGAACCAAGCACAGCTGCCACCTTCTCCTCTGCAACCAGACGTATCTTTCTAACATCTTGGGCAGGTTGGAAGGGGAAGCACCATAGAGATGAAGGGGAGGGGTGACAGTCACCAAAAGCTagttaaaaaaactttttctagGACTTGTATTTGCTGAGAACCTGCCAGGACAAGGTACTGAGAAGGTGTTGGGTAAGCAATGTTGAAAAAGACATAGCTCATAGCCCCGCCAGGAGGAAGCTGAGAACGTGGAGAAGAACAGAGCAGATAAAAGGCCCCAATAAGCCAGGGCCTCGGTAGAAGCTCATTCTTGCCTCGCCTTTGCTCAATGCACCCTGGCCTGGAGAGTACCACAACCCTGACACGCCCATACTTCTTTTTACCCATCCTCTTCACACCATATGAGCCCCCCTTTAAAATAACTGTTGATAACACTGCTCAGTGCTTTCCACACACAGCCGTGTGCCACATGCCTCCCTCACATCCTCAGGAGAAACGTTAGTTCCCAGGGGTGCAGGCTGAGGGTCTACTGCTGGATCCTACACATGcacctgcccctgcctcccccgcAAACAGACAGCATATGACTTGAGAGAAGGCGGTCTTTTGCGTTTCTGTGAATCTTCCATAGCAAATGAGCTGGGGTAGGAGTGACATGGCGACACCGCCCCAGCTGCAGATGGCATGTGACTGTTTGAAATGCCAAACTGAATATGTAAGCAGGGAGGCAAGTGAGCGGCAGTTGGGCCAGAGCGTGGGCAAGCACAAGGTGACCTGGTCAGCCGGCCTCTACCTACAAAGCAGGGAGTGGGTGCTGGGCTCCGAGCGACAGCTCAGAGTGGGAATATGGAGTCACCCCAGGTGGTCCCTGAAAACCTGGCCTGAGGGGCTGCTGGGGCCAAAAGTATGtttggaaaaacaaaccaaccaacccagCCTCAATCAGAAAGAAGAGTGGAGTAACAAGAGCAAGCTATGCCTGTGCACATAACTGCTGCTCACAGAAATGTCCCTCCAGTTCTGAAACCCTAAGACGAAAGGGCCCATTCCCTCGCAGCCAAGAGGAAGGTGGGTAGGCTGAATTTTGGAAGTTCTCCTTCTCCCTGCAGACAGCAGCTCTGGGAGAATCAGCTAGCATAGGCTGGAGAGACTTCTAAACTCCAAACGAGTTTGGAGAACCCCCAGAAAATGGCCCCTCCAGAGAGGTGCTGAGAGCGAGGGCTGGCACTGCCCTGGGTACCTTTTCTCAGGCCTCTGCCTTGGAGAGGGGGACCTGAAGCTGAtgcaggagggcttcctggaggagagacTCAGGACTACATTGCTGCCCACTGGGTAGGTGGGGACAGTGAGCTCCAAACAGCAGCAGGAAAGTGTGAGATACCCTGCCCAGGGTTGCAGCCCTCAGTCAAGTGTGCCAGGGTGGAGAATGGGCTCCATCAGAGGGGAATGGCGGCAGTCTGAGGGAGGCTTCTCCCTCTCGGGAGCCCTGGCCCCCAGCTGTGAGCCTAGCCCCTCACCAGCTGGGAGGTGTCTAAACCCCGCTCTCTtctgggagaggtgggggagggttaGCAAGCCCCGGCTCCTTGGCGGCCCTGGTTACTACTCCCACCACCGCCTCCGCTCCCTCTGCATTCCTTCCCTCAGCCGCCTCTGCACCCCTGAGCTGCACTTGAAAACCTCTCCCCTCATCGCATCCTTTGTGGAAGAGGAGAAGTTGCTTAGCAGCAAAGCAGAGCAGGACGTGCTTATGCAACGCAACCCGGAGCAGTATCTGGGAGGCCTGCGCTGCAGCTGTAGACAGAAGGGGGCACACCTGCTGCCCTGCCCCAGATTCCAAAGGAAACATCATCCTATATCCCCTGGAAGAGCCAAGTTACTGGTTGGGAACACATGGCAGGGGATGCTTGTTTCACCTCAGTAGAGCCTCAGTATGACAAAACTGGCAGAAAACACGTGAAGAAACTTGAAAACACAGTGACTCACTGAGCATGGGGTCTGAAGAGCAGGGAAACTGTCAAACCCTAAGTGTGAGGAAGCAATCATAGACTCGCACCTCCTGCACAGACCAGGTCCTTCTCCACCTTTGGGGTCAGAGGAGAAGGGACTCTCCTGGCCAGGACCCCAGCAGCTCAGCCTCTCTTTGTCCACCTGCCCACTCCTGCACGAGCTTGAGTGAAATGCCTGCAGCCCCCGCTCAGGCCTACTCCCTCCAGGCCCTGAAGATGCATCCAACATGCACACAAGAAGCAGGCAGCTGACACCCAGGTTCTGCTCTGTGGCTTCTTACCTTAATGTAGTTGATGAACTCGGCCAGGAAGCTGTGGGACTAGAGGAGCAGAGAAATCAAGGTGAGTGTCTCCCTGGCAGGGGCCACAGGGTCTGTGCCTACACACCTGCCCATCTGAATGCCAcctgcctgccctgcctgtgTGCCTGTCCAACCACCTGCGTGAGCAGTGGAGCCTCCTGTGGTGTGGGGACCGAGGCACCACTTCTCCCAAAGACAAGGTCTCAGCCACTAGAGTCTGCTGATCCTGATGCCCACCCGCCTCTCACTGCCTGACTCGGGAGGCAGGTGAGGAGCAGCGGGGTGTCTGGGACGGGGTGGCTCGGCTTTTTGGGCACGGGGAGGGGTTTCCTAGGGGTGGTGGGCCCACCTGCTCCTCAGTCATGGTCTCGCCCACACCCTCTTCCTCCACCACAAAGGCTTCCTTCAGTTTCAGATACTCTTCATGCTCCCGCTGGGCCTGCTCCTCCCgggctttcctctcctcctcctcctgtggaCACAGAAGAGGCAAGAGTCAGATATTTTGGGGTGAGTGCCCACCCTATCCTGTTCTGGTCTCTGCCGCCCCCACAGGGCAGCACAGCATCCAGACCAGCCCTTTCTCAGGGACAGAGCTCCTTCAAGACCTTGATCCCTCTGGGCCCTGAGCTGAACAGCAGGATCCCTCTTCTCAATCAGTTCCATCACCTCCCAGATGAATGCTGCTCAGCCCCCCTTTCCCTGAAAATCCTGCCATGAACCCCCACAAAATATCTTCCAGTCACCTCCCCTCCCActtcctgtcctgtcctgtccaAACTTCGTGAACAAACACCCAGTTTCCCTTTCCCACCAATCATCCATCCTTCCAGCCCACTCCAATCTAGCTTCTGCATACTCAGCTCCACCAAAATAAGTCCTGC encodes:
- the LOC102980059 gene encoding DDRGK domain-containing protein 1, which codes for EEEERKAREEQAQREHEEYLKLKEAFVVEEEGVGETMTEEQSHSFLAEFINYIKQSKVVLLEDLASQVGLRTQDTINRIQDLLTEGTLTGVIDDRGKFIYITPEELAAMANFIRQRGRVSITELAQASNSLIAWGREPPAQVPA